In the Bradyrhizobium guangzhouense genome, one interval contains:
- a CDS encoding SRPBCC family protein — protein MPRVYVSTVVNARNDRVWARVRDFNGLPNWHPAIAESRIEGGEPSDKIGCVRDFRLRNGDRIREKLLGLSDYDMFCTYSILESPMGVENYVATLRLTPVTDGDQTFVEWTAEFDCAPERETELVGNIGGGVFQGGFDALKRVFGG, from the coding sequence ATGCCCCGCGTCTACGTCTCCACCGTCGTCAATGCGCGCAACGACCGCGTCTGGGCGCGCGTGCGCGACTTCAACGGCCTGCCGAACTGGCACCCCGCGATCGCCGAAAGTCGCATCGAAGGCGGCGAGCCCTCGGACAAGATCGGCTGCGTGCGCGACTTTCGCCTGCGCAATGGCGACCGCATCCGCGAGAAGCTGCTCGGGCTCTCCGACTACGACATGTTCTGCACCTATTCGATCCTGGAATCTCCGATGGGCGTCGAGAACTATGTCGCGACCTTGCGCCTGACGCCTGTCACCGACGGCGACCAGACCTTTGTGGAATGGACCGCCGAATTCGACTGCGCCCCGGAGCGCGAGACCGAGCTCGTCGGCAACATCGGCGGTGGCGTGTTCCAGGGCGGATTCGACGCCTTGAAGCGCGTGTTCGGAGGCTGA
- a CDS encoding xanthine dehydrogenase family protein molybdopterin-binding subunit, which translates to MLELRKDIFADERDDNLKEIGKGTQRQDMLGHVTGTSSYFNDHKLQGMLHLKVVRSTQAHARIRRIDTAEAERSTGVRRIIRGADVPVNLNTLLSLINFGKDDEPSLAVDKVRYKGEPVIAIVADSEREAFEAIAKVRIDYEPLPAVFDVEDALKSGAPVVNETYPKNTFTYHETYDHQRLRFGDADAALATADHVLEQRYQMSPIEHAPTETNGAIAAPDTNGRYVVYTSTQALFFSVDTCAKILDVPSNTFHFIGGTVGGGFGGKVDTLTEPLAILGAMLTGKPVRYVFGREEEMQYGPPRGAERIYIKDGVMRDGRIVARKIRAYFDSGAYTRLSSYAAVKCAAHLPGPYTIPNVYGDVYCVFTNRTPATAMRGFGVTAMDFAIECQMDKLAHLINMDPMEFRILNAYRDGDMKAHRREAKNTALIECVQVAAEKAKWPLREEFKRASSRKDGGGSRAVIPPTPTDSSRVRPTAPAQQRTSYDRLPPTVTREPPREPPPPAPPPPAPRPGAPSHGATRFSSVFGTRRR; encoded by the coding sequence ATGCTGGAACTGCGCAAGGACATTTTCGCCGACGAGCGCGACGATAACCTCAAGGAAATCGGCAAGGGCACGCAGCGGCAGGACATGCTCGGCCATGTCACGGGTACGTCGAGCTATTTCAACGACCACAAGCTGCAGGGCATGCTGCATCTGAAGGTCGTGCGTTCGACGCAGGCGCACGCTCGTATCCGCCGTATCGACACCGCCGAGGCGGAGCGTTCGACCGGCGTGCGCAGGATCATCCGCGGCGCTGACGTGCCGGTGAATCTCAACACGCTGCTCAGCCTGATCAATTTCGGCAAGGACGACGAGCCGTCGCTGGCGGTCGACAAGGTCCGCTACAAGGGCGAGCCTGTGATCGCCATCGTCGCCGACAGCGAGCGCGAGGCGTTCGAGGCCATCGCGAAAGTCAGGATCGACTACGAGCCGCTGCCGGCGGTGTTCGACGTCGAGGATGCGCTGAAATCAGGCGCGCCCGTGGTCAACGAGACCTATCCGAAGAACACCTTCACCTATCACGAGACCTACGACCACCAGAGGCTGCGCTTCGGCGACGCCGACGCGGCGCTCGCGACGGCCGACCACGTGCTGGAGCAACGCTACCAGATGTCGCCGATCGAGCACGCGCCGACCGAGACCAACGGCGCGATCGCCGCGCCAGACACCAATGGCCGTTATGTCGTCTACACCTCGACCCAGGCACTGTTCTTCTCGGTCGACACCTGCGCCAAGATCCTGGACGTGCCTTCCAACACCTTCCACTTCATCGGCGGCACCGTCGGCGGAGGGTTTGGCGGCAAGGTCGACACGCTGACCGAGCCGCTCGCCATCCTCGGCGCCATGCTGACCGGAAAGCCCGTGCGCTACGTGTTCGGCCGCGAGGAGGAGATGCAGTACGGCCCGCCGCGCGGCGCCGAACGCATCTACATCAAGGACGGCGTCATGCGTGACGGCCGCATCGTGGCGCGCAAGATCCGCGCCTATTTCGACAGCGGAGCCTATACGCGGCTCTCCAGTTATGCCGCCGTGAAATGTGCCGCTCATCTGCCGGGCCCCTACACCATCCCCAACGTCTACGGCGACGTCTATTGCGTCTTCACCAACCGGACGCCGGCGACTGCGATGCGCGGCTTCGGCGTCACCGCGATGGATTTCGCGATCGAGTGCCAGATGGACAAGCTGGCGCATCTCATCAACATGGATCCGATGGAGTTCCGGATCCTCAACGCCTATCGCGATGGCGACATGAAGGCGCATCGGCGCGAGGCCAAGAACACCGCGCTGATCGAATGCGTGCAGGTCGCCGCCGAGAAGGCAAAATGGCCGCTGCGTGAAGAGTTCAAGCGCGCGTCATCGCGCAAGGACGGCGGCGGCAGCCGCGCCGTGATCCCGCCGACCCCAACGGACTCTTCGCGCGTGCGACCGACCGCTCCGGCGCAGCAGCGCACCAGCTACGACCGGCTGCCCCCCACCGTCACCCGCGAACCGCCGCGCGAGCCGCCTCCACCGGCTCCGCCGCCGCCTGCACCGCGGCCGGGGGCGCCCTCGCATGGCGCCACTCGTTTCTCCTCCGTCTTCGGCACCAGGAGGCGCTAG
- a CDS encoding FAD binding domain-containing protein — MAVTVKTFASAGEAAGALSSDRSARYLGGGTLVMRALNEGDVSISTVVRAQDQALTRIDASGPRIKLGAGVTFARVLAERDLGFLHAPARSIGGPAVRNMGTIGGNLFAPNPYGDFTVALLALDATVAVAGGFGSRDIGIEEFLQARDRQAGTLVLSISCTRPASTEAFRYRKIARIKPKGGSVITLAAHLPISGGRIAGARIALGSMAPTQIRARAAERALEGRSLDAATIAAAASAATEGTSPSDNALGSAWYRREIVGVHLRRLLSGQE, encoded by the coding sequence ATGGCCGTGACAGTGAAGACTTTTGCCAGCGCCGGCGAGGCAGCCGGAGCGCTCTCCTCGGATCGCAGTGCGCGCTATCTTGGCGGCGGCACGCTAGTGATGCGAGCGCTGAACGAGGGCGATGTGTCGATCTCGACCGTCGTCCGCGCCCAGGACCAGGCACTGACCCGGATCGATGCCTCCGGCCCGCGCATCAAGCTGGGCGCCGGCGTCACCTTCGCGCGGGTCCTCGCCGAACGCGATCTCGGCTTCCTGCACGCCCCTGCCCGTTCGATCGGCGGACCCGCCGTGCGCAACATGGGAACGATCGGCGGCAATCTCTTTGCACCAAATCCGTACGGCGATTTTACCGTCGCGCTGCTGGCGCTCGACGCGACCGTCGCGGTCGCCGGCGGCTTTGGCTCGCGCGACATCGGAATCGAGGAGTTCTTGCAGGCACGCGACCGGCAGGCCGGGACATTGGTCCTGTCAATCTCCTGCACGCGACCGGCGAGCACCGAAGCGTTCCGCTATCGCAAGATCGCGCGTATCAAGCCGAAGGGCGGCTCGGTCATCACGCTGGCCGCACATCTGCCAATCTCCGGCGGCCGGATCGCAGGCGCCCGGATCGCGCTCGGCTCGATGGCTCCGACGCAAATTCGTGCCCGCGCGGCCGAGCGGGCGCTGGAGGGGCGCTCGTTGGACGCGGCGACCATCGCTGCCGCTGCGTCGGCCGCGACCGAAGGAACATCACCCTCCGACAACGCACTCGGCAGCGCCTGGTATCGCCGCGAGATCGTCGGCGTGCATCTGCGCCGCCTGCTGTCGGGACAGGAATAG
- a CDS encoding phosphoenolpyruvate hydrolase family protein, translating into MARFERAALLKRFREMAKRGEPIVGGGAGTGLSAKCEEAGGVDLIVIYNSGRYRMAGRGSLAGLMPYGDANAIVVEMAGEVLPVVSRTPVLAGVNGTDPFRDMDVFLDQLKTLGFAGVQNFPTVGLIDGIFRANLEETGMSYALEIDMIAKAREKDLLTTPYVFSEKEAAAMAIAGADIIVCHLGLTTGGTIGAQTALKLKDCPARVDTWASAALSVNPDILVLAHGGPIADPADADFIMKNTRYCHGFYGASSMERLPVERALTEQVRKFKAIGAP; encoded by the coding sequence ATGGCCCGGTTTGAACGCGCAGCACTCCTGAAGCGCTTTCGCGAGATGGCGAAGCGCGGCGAGCCGATCGTCGGCGGCGGCGCCGGCACCGGCCTCTCCGCCAAGTGCGAGGAAGCCGGCGGCGTCGATCTCATCGTGATCTACAATTCCGGTCGCTATCGCATGGCCGGTCGCGGCTCGCTTGCGGGGCTGATGCCCTACGGCGACGCCAATGCCATCGTGGTGGAAATGGCCGGCGAAGTGCTGCCCGTGGTCAGCAGGACACCGGTGCTCGCGGGCGTGAACGGTACCGACCCGTTCCGCGACATGGATGTATTCCTCGACCAGCTCAAGACACTCGGCTTTGCCGGCGTGCAGAACTTTCCGACCGTCGGCCTGATCGACGGCATCTTCCGCGCCAATCTCGAAGAAACCGGCATGTCCTACGCGCTGGAGATCGACATGATCGCGAAGGCGCGCGAGAAGGATTTGCTGACGACGCCCTATGTGTTCAGCGAGAAGGAAGCGGCGGCGATGGCGATCGCCGGCGCCGACATCATCGTCTGCCATCTCGGCCTCACCACCGGCGGCACGATCGGCGCGCAGACAGCACTGAAGTTGAAAGATTGCCCGGCGCGCGTCGACACCTGGGCGTCGGCGGCACTCAGCGTCAATCCGGACATCCTGGTGCTCGCTCATGGCGGCCCGATCGCCGATCCCGCGGATGCCGATTTCATCATGAAGAACACCCGTTACTGCCACGGCTTCTACGGCGCGTCCTCGATGGAGCGGCTGCCGGTGGAGCGGGCTTTGACGGAACAGGTTCGCAAATTCAAGGCGATCGGCGCGCCGTAA
- a CDS encoding (2Fe-2S)-binding protein — protein MSKIPLQFRHNGRDVAIFVDGGTNLLVALRELIGDMTPKFGCGQGGCGTCSVLIDGELHLSCLTLAETVAGRFVETLDGMKQGPNLHPLQRAFADNFAAQCGYCTPGMLMAAKALLDRNPQPSRDEVIEAISGNICRCTGYEPIINAILAAAGGRVSA, from the coding sequence ATGTCAAAGATACCCCTGCAATTTCGTCACAATGGCCGCGACGTCGCGATCTTCGTCGATGGCGGCACCAATCTCTTGGTGGCGCTGCGCGAGCTGATCGGCGACATGACGCCGAAATTCGGCTGCGGCCAGGGTGGCTGCGGTACATGCAGCGTGCTCATCGACGGCGAGCTTCACCTCTCCTGCCTGACGCTTGCCGAAACGGTCGCCGGCCGCTTCGTTGAAACGCTCGACGGGATGAAGCAGGGTCCGAACCTGCATCCGCTCCAGCGTGCCTTCGCCGACAATTTTGCCGCCCAGTGCGGCTACTGCACGCCGGGCATGCTGATGGCCGCAAAGGCGCTGCTCGACCGCAATCCACAGCCAAGCCGCGACGAGGTCATCGAGGCCATCTCCGGAAATATCTGCCGCTGCACCGGCTACGAGCCGATCATCAATGCCATCCTGGCCGCCGCTGGCGGCCGGGTCAGCGCCTGA
- a CDS encoding ABC transporter permease, whose product MNEARRSAAALEVRGLDVYYGHSHALQGVDLTLDAGVFSVVGRNGMGKTTLCKAIMGLVPVSGGSIRVRGEDITRRPPATIARLGVGYVPQGRRLWRSLSVDEHLRLAGGMRSGAWTVERIYDTFPRLAERKNHGGGQLSGGEQQMLAISRALLTNPQLLIMDEPTEGLAPVIVAQVEEMLLQLGEDGDMSVLVIEQNIGVATAISRNVAIMVNGRINRIIDSARLSADRELQQRLLGVGLHAELEPDIDVPSVGGETKPAAQPARTSGPIRIYISNPTPPTRWSQPVPIARIEAAARTLSTQVSRLDDTTRRKREPVTAQTSGPPVVLVVGTLDTKGTELRFIRDIIAESGLRTRLVDVSTSGKHATCDVSAQEIALNHGRGGPAVFGPDRGAAVTAMADAFANWIKRQGNIAGVISAGGSGAASLVAPAMRTLPVGVPKLIISSVASGDVAPYVGPADITMMYSVTDVQGLNSISRAVLSNGANAIAGMVKARLDQREAKERATSAALPSIGITMFGVTTPAVQKIAADLRDDFECLVFHATGVGGRSMEKLVDSGQLAGVIDLTTTEICDLLMGGVFPATEDRFGAVIRTRLPYVGSVGALDMVNFGAPDTIPERYRGRKFHVHNPQVTLMRTTVEENERMGRWIGERLNQMNGPVRFFLPEGGVSALDARGQPFWDPEADAALFRTLERTVRATGNRQLIRVKQNINDPEFASIIVSAFRTLFGRAGARRRVAR is encoded by the coding sequence ATGAATGAGGCTCGCCGCTCTGCCGCAGCGCTCGAGGTCCGCGGCCTCGACGTCTATTACGGCCATTCGCACGCGCTGCAGGGCGTCGACCTCACACTCGATGCCGGCGTGTTCTCCGTGGTCGGCCGCAACGGCATGGGCAAGACCACACTGTGCAAGGCCATCATGGGCCTGGTGCCTGTCAGCGGCGGCTCGATCCGCGTCCGCGGCGAGGACATCACGCGGCGACCGCCCGCGACCATCGCGCGGCTCGGCGTCGGCTACGTGCCACAGGGGCGCCGGCTCTGGCGCTCGCTCAGCGTCGACGAACATCTGCGGCTCGCCGGCGGGATGCGTTCGGGCGCCTGGACGGTCGAGCGCATCTACGACACCTTTCCGCGGCTCGCCGAGCGCAAGAACCATGGCGGCGGCCAGCTCTCGGGCGGCGAGCAGCAGATGCTCGCGATCTCGCGCGCGCTGCTCACCAATCCGCAATTGCTGATCATGGACGAGCCGACCGAGGGGCTTGCACCCGTCATCGTCGCCCAGGTCGAGGAGATGCTGCTCCAGCTCGGCGAGGACGGCGACATGTCCGTGCTCGTGATCGAGCAGAATATCGGCGTCGCCACCGCGATCTCGCGCAATGTCGCGATCATGGTCAACGGCCGCATCAATCGCATCATCGATTCAGCTCGGCTGTCCGCCGACCGAGAGCTGCAGCAGCGCCTACTCGGCGTCGGACTGCACGCCGAGTTGGAACCCGACATCGACGTGCCGTCCGTTGGCGGCGAAACCAAGCCGGCCGCTCAGCCCGCGCGCACCAGTGGCCCGATCCGGATCTATATCTCCAACCCCACTCCGCCGACGCGCTGGTCCCAGCCGGTTCCGATCGCGCGCATCGAGGCGGCGGCGCGGACGCTATCGACGCAGGTTTCGCGTCTCGACGACACCACGCGGCGCAAGCGCGAGCCGGTGACGGCGCAGACCTCGGGTCCGCCTGTTGTTCTGGTCGTCGGCACGCTCGACACCAAGGGCACCGAGTTGCGTTTCATCCGCGACATCATCGCCGAAAGCGGCCTGCGCACGCGGCTGGTGGACGTCTCCACCAGCGGCAAGCATGCGACCTGCGACGTCTCCGCGCAGGAGATCGCCCTGAACCATGGCCGCGGCGGCCCGGCCGTGTTCGGCCCGGATCGCGGCGCCGCTGTGACCGCGATGGCGGACGCGTTCGCCAACTGGATCAAGCGCCAGGGCAACATCGCCGGCGTCATTTCGGCCGGCGGCTCGGGAGCGGCATCGCTGGTCGCCCCTGCTATGCGCACCCTCCCCGTCGGCGTGCCAAAACTGATCATCTCCTCGGTCGCCTCGGGCGACGTCGCACCCTATGTCGGTCCTGCCGACATCACCATGATGTATTCGGTCACCGACGTGCAGGGGCTCAATTCGATCTCGCGCGCCGTGCTGTCGAACGGCGCCAATGCCATCGCCGGGATGGTCAAGGCGCGGCTCGACCAGCGCGAAGCGAAGGAGCGTGCCACCAGTGCCGCATTGCCGTCGATCGGCATCACCATGTTCGGCGTCACCACGCCCGCGGTGCAGAAGATCGCGGCCGATCTGCGCGACGATTTCGAATGCCTTGTCTTTCACGCCACCGGCGTCGGCGGGCGCTCCATGGAGAAGCTGGTCGATTCCGGTCAGCTTGCGGGCGTGATCGATCTCACCACCACCGAAATCTGCGATCTCCTGATGGGCGGCGTGTTTCCGGCCACGGAGGATCGCTTCGGCGCCGTTATCCGCACCCGCCTGCCCTATGTCGGCTCGGTCGGCGCGCTCGACATGGTCAATTTCGGCGCGCCCGATACCATCCCCGAGCGCTATCGCGGCCGCAAATTCCACGTCCACAATCCGCAAGTGACCTTGATGCGGACGACAGTGGAGGAGAACGAGCGCATGGGTCGCTGGATCGGCGAACGGCTGAACCAGATGAATGGGCCGGTGCGCTTCTTCCTGCCCGAGGGTGGCGTTTCCGCGCTCGATGCCCGCGGCCAGCCGTTCTGGGACCCCGAGGCCGACGCTGCCCTGTTCCGCACGCTGGAGCGGACGGTGCGTGCGACCGGCAACCGGCAACTCATTCGCGTCAAGCAGAACATCAACGATCCCGAGTTCGCCTCGATCATCGTGAGCGCCTTCCGAACCCTGTTCGGACGCGCCGGGGCACGCCGGAGAGTAGCGAGGTGA
- a CDS encoding SRPBCC family protein: MPHIVKSTILDAPTDTAWAMLRDFNGHDRWHPAVATSSIERAHASDKIGCIRRFKLKDGAELREQLLALSDLEQSFSYCLLDTPIPMFNYVAHVRLLPVTDGDRTFWHWESRFTTRPEDRDRITHMVAEDIYQAGFEAIRRHLKEAA, encoded by the coding sequence GTGCCGCATATCGTCAAAAGCACCATCCTGGACGCACCGACCGATACGGCGTGGGCGATGCTGCGCGATTTCAACGGGCATGACCGTTGGCATCCGGCGGTCGCGACCTCCTCGATCGAACGCGCGCACGCCTCCGACAAGATCGGCTGCATCAGGCGGTTCAAGCTGAAGGACGGCGCCGAGCTGCGCGAGCAATTGCTGGCGCTGTCAGACCTCGAGCAGAGCTTCAGCTACTGCCTGCTCGATACGCCGATCCCGATGTTCAACTACGTCGCCCATGTCCGCCTGCTGCCGGTGACCGACGGCGACCGCACCTTCTGGCACTGGGAGTCGCGCTTCACGACCAGGCCAGAAGACCGCGACCGCATCACCCACATGGTCGCCGAAGACATTTACCAGGCCGGGTTCGAGGCAATCCGCCGGCATCTGAAGGAGGCCGCCTGA
- a CDS encoding ABC transporter ATP-binding protein translates to MDSVAQRLSAVGAGAALELRGVTRLFGALAALTDVTITVRPGERRAVLGSNGAGKTTLFNCITGDFPPTSGTIRFFGEDVTHFPPYERIRRGLRRTYQISALFPGLTVQDNVYLACRGVSRGRFSFLRPGQNDALMHAADNLVQAVHLSAVKDQRVAELAHGQQRQLEIALALAGAPRFVLFDEPAAGLSPTERAELVEILTSLPAHIGYIIIEHDMDVALRVVESVTMMHNGRIFKEGVPEEIQSDPEVQELYLGGGHE, encoded by the coding sequence ATGGATAGCGTCGCCCAGCGCCTCTCCGCCGTCGGTGCCGGTGCAGCGCTGGAGCTGCGCGGCGTCACCCGGCTGTTCGGCGCGCTCGCGGCGCTGACCGACGTCACCATCACCGTGCGCCCCGGCGAGCGGCGCGCCGTACTCGGCTCCAATGGCGCCGGCAAGACCACGCTGTTCAACTGCATCACCGGCGACTTCCCGCCGACATCAGGCACCATCCGCTTCTTCGGCGAGGACGTCACGCACTTCCCGCCCTATGAGCGTATCCGCCGCGGCCTGAGGCGGACCTACCAAATCTCCGCGCTGTTCCCCGGCCTCACCGTGCAGGACAATGTCTACCTCGCCTGCCGCGGCGTCTCGCGTGGACGCTTCTCGTTCCTGCGGCCCGGCCAGAACGATGCGCTGATGCATGCGGCCGACAATCTGGTGCAGGCCGTGCATCTGAGCGCCGTGAAAGACCAGCGCGTCGCCGAGCTCGCGCACGGCCAGCAGCGCCAGCTCGAGATCGCGCTGGCGCTCGCGGGCGCTCCCCGCTTCGTGCTGTTCGACGAGCCGGCCGCCGGCCTGTCGCCGACCGAACGGGCCGAACTGGTCGAGATCCTGACCTCGCTGCCAGCGCATATTGGTTACATCATCATCGAGCACGACATGGACGTGGCGCTACGCGTCGTCGAGAGCGTGACGATGATGCACAACGGCCGCATCTTCAAGGAAGGCGTGCCGGAAGAAATCCAGTCCGACCCCGAGGTGCAGGAGCTTTATCTCGGAGGCGGCCATGAATGA
- a CDS encoding flotillin family protein codes for MSGILVGELILWLIVAIIVIVVGVYIVNWLYHRSSKEVSFVRTGFLGERVVINGGAFVLPFIHDYTPVNMNVLPMGIVRSRQDAVITRDRMRVDIEADFYVRVQPTREAVSIAAATLGRRTMEPEQLHALLAGKFISAIRSVASEMTMEEMHEQRGDYVARVKTNAAEALAQNGLELESVAITDLDQTDLEFFNPSNRFDAEGLTRLMEDIEARRKLRNDIEQDSMIKIRTRNLEAERQALEIERESETARLEQERDIEMRRALQRTEVARERALRETEAEQAQISAREAIERSRIANEQAIAEARIASERETRQKEIERTRTIEEKELLAREEIEKTRIANQRSIDTTRIASEREVRQREIERMRTVEEAEIAAREAIEKARIQQDRVVTDARIANEEETRRREIERTRAVDEAEIAARETTEKARIAQTLIVNVERISSDERTRALEIQQVRTIQEAEIEAQRAVEAARIARERTLAAERIAAEQNTRQLEIERNQMLEVAGISARETTEASRIAQEERVRSLEIARNRAVEEADIASREAIEAARIAQEKTVAAERIQAERDTRSLEIERTGILEAAELKRRDAIERQRITVDLALEAERINSSKKREVLNIEQKKAIEIADEDRVIALSAKKSERIDADRQVRQAEIVARKEVETTDVSREQALEAARLERRRAIEQLEVARVQSLQEAEIASREEVERARIASDRGLDEARVGRERELRKLEVNREKEVETVLMEKAIAIHQKSLEESAAKAMAEEARMRATEATERVITARESEIAKRRKTVEVLLAEKQAEETRIAADAERVRAAVEAEAQRMLNEAENVLTDQARYSLFRRKLLDKIEGIVRESVKPMEKIEGIRILQVDGLNGNGNGGNGGRSATDEVIDSALRYRVQAPLIDSILSDIGVEGGSLAKMPGLIREARDMQGIKESARKSGGGDKPAASPPAAEGGGEPSAERGPRKKS; via the coding sequence ATGTCAGGGATCCTGGTCGGCGAGCTCATCCTCTGGCTGATCGTCGCGATCATCGTGATCGTGGTCGGCGTCTACATCGTCAACTGGCTTTACCATCGCTCCTCCAAGGAGGTGTCGTTTGTCCGGACCGGTTTCCTGGGCGAACGCGTGGTGATCAACGGCGGCGCGTTCGTGCTTCCGTTCATTCACGACTACACACCCGTGAACATGAACGTGCTGCCGATGGGCATCGTGCGCTCGCGGCAGGACGCCGTGATCACCCGCGACCGCATGCGTGTCGACATCGAGGCCGACTTCTATGTCCGGGTGCAGCCGACGCGCGAAGCCGTCTCGATCGCCGCCGCCACGCTCGGCCGCCGCACCATGGAGCCCGAACAGCTCCACGCGCTGCTGGCCGGCAAGTTCATCTCGGCGATCCGCTCGGTCGCCTCCGAAATGACCATGGAGGAAATGCACGAACAGCGCGGCGACTATGTCGCACGGGTCAAGACCAACGCGGCAGAGGCGCTCGCGCAGAACGGCCTCGAGCTCGAATCCGTCGCCATCACCGATCTCGACCAGACCGATCTCGAATTCTTCAACCCCTCGAACCGCTTCGATGCCGAAGGCTTGACCCGGCTGATGGAGGACATCGAAGCGAGGCGCAAGCTGCGCAACGACATCGAGCAGGACTCGATGATCAAGATCCGCACCCGCAATCTGGAAGCCGAGCGGCAGGCGCTCGAAATCGAGCGCGAAAGCGAAACCGCGCGGCTGGAGCAGGAGCGCGACATCGAGATGCGCCGCGCGCTCCAGCGCACGGAAGTCGCCCGCGAGCGTGCGCTGCGCGAGACCGAGGCCGAACAGGCCCAGATCTCCGCGCGCGAGGCCATCGAGCGCTCGCGGATCGCCAACGAGCAGGCGATTGCGGAAGCCCGCATCGCCTCCGAGCGGGAGACCCGCCAGAAGGAGATCGAGCGCACCCGCACCATCGAAGAGAAGGAGCTGCTGGCCCGCGAGGAGATCGAGAAGACAAGGATCGCCAACCAGCGCTCGATCGACACGACCCGAATTGCCTCCGAGCGCGAGGTCCGCCAGCGCGAGATCGAACGGATGCGGACCGTGGAGGAAGCCGAGATCGCGGCGCGCGAGGCGATCGAGAAGGCCCGGATCCAGCAGGACCGCGTCGTCACCGACGCCCGCATCGCCAATGAAGAGGAGACGCGACGCCGCGAGATCGAGCGCACCCGCGCCGTCGACGAGGCCGAGATTGCCGCCCGCGAGACCACCGAGAAGGCGCGCATCGCCCAGACCTTGATCGTCAATGTCGAACGCATCTCCTCCGACGAGCGCACCCGCGCGCTGGAGATCCAGCAGGTTCGCACCATCCAGGAAGCCGAGATCGAGGCGCAGCGTGCGGTCGAAGCCGCCCGCATTGCCCGCGAGCGGACGCTCGCCGCCGAGCGCATCGCCGCCGAGCAGAACACGCGGCAACTGGAGATCGAGCGGAACCAGATGCTCGAAGTCGCCGGCATCTCCGCACGCGAAACCACCGAGGCTTCGCGCATCGCCCAGGAAGAGCGGGTCCGCTCGCTCGAGATCGCGCGCAACCGCGCGGTCGAGGAAGCCGATATCGCCTCCCGCGAGGCGATCGAGGCGGCCCGCATCGCCCAGGAGAAGACGGTCGCAGCCGAGCGCATCCAGGCCGAGCGCGACACCCGTTCGCTGGAGATTGAGCGGACCGGCATTCTGGAAGCCGCCGAGCTGAAGCGGCGCGATGCGATCGAGCGGCAGCGTATCACGGTCGATCTCGCGCTGGAGGCGGAGCGGATCAACTCGTCCAAGAAGCGCGAGGTGCTCAATATCGAGCAGAAGAAGGCGATCGAGATCGCCGACGAAGACCGCGTGATCGCCCTCTCCGCCAAGAAGTCCGAACGGATCGACGCCGACCGCCAGGTCCGGCAGGCCGAGATCGTCGCCCGCAAGGAGGTCGAAACCACAGACGTCTCGCGCGAGCAGGCACTGGAAGCCGCCCGGCTCGAGCGCCGCCGTGCGATCGAGCAGCTCGAAGTCGCCCGCGTCCAGTCGCTCCAGGAGGCCGAGATTGCCTCCCGCGAGGAGGTCGAGCGCGCGCGCATTGCCTCCGACCGCGGCCTGGACGAGGCCCGTGTCGGCCGCGAGCGGGAGTTGCGCAAGCTCGAAGTCAACCGCGAGAAGGAGGTCGAAACGGTCCTGATGGAGAAGGCGATCGCGATCCATCAGAAGTCGCTGGAGGAATCCGCCGCGAAGGCGATGGCGGAGGAAGCGCGGATGCGCGCCACCGAAGCCACCGAACGCGTCATTACCGCGCGCGAGAGCGAAATTGCAAAGCGCCGCAAGACGGTCGAGGTGCTGCTCGCCGAGAAACAGGCGGAGGAAACCCGCATTGCCGCCGATGCCGAACGTGTCCGTGCGGCCGTCGAGGCCGAGGCGCAGCGGATGCTCAACGAGGCCGAGAACGTGCTGACTGACCAGGCACGCTACTCGCTGTTCCGCCGAAAGCTGCTCGACAAGATCGAGGGCATCGTACGCGAGAGCGTCAAGCCGATGGAGAAGATCGAGGGCATCCGCATCCTCCAGGTCGACGGCCTCAACGGCAATGGCAACGGCGGCAATGGCGGCCGCAGCGCCACCGACGAAGTGATCGACTCGGCGCTGCGCTACCGCGTGCAGGCGCCGCTGATCGACTCCATCCTCTCCGATATCGGCGTCGAGGGGGGCAGCCTTGCCAAGATGCCGGGCCTGATCCGCGAAGCTCGCGACATGCAGGGCATCAAGGAGTCCGCGCGCAAGAGCGGCGGCGGCGACAAGCCTGCGGCCTCCCCGCCGGCGGCCGAGGGCGGCGGCGAACCGTCGGCCGAGCGCGGTCCGCGCAAGAAGAGCTGA